From a single Microbacterium murale genomic region:
- a CDS encoding S8 family serine peptidase, with protein MGRSPFRMAMAVTVAAVVIGSSATASFASVEGVTHPVPVDGTPGHYIVMMKADPLATYEGDTKGLRGTKPAPGDQLDAHSSDSQKYIAHLANEQRKLAQAGGITPDATYQVTVNGFSADLTGEQVDALRASKDVLGVFPDEVRHPDAQTSTDFLGLGDDAAGAGGVWEETGGVEHAGEGVVVGVIDTGIAPEHPSFAGSKLKKQKQSGAEAYSDGSYVYFDKSDGGQYRGAIVQGQDWDKHDYSTKLIGGQYFSTGATAAGFDFQYDYLSPRDGDGHGSHTASTAAGAFGVDAAVSGVGLGTISGVAPAAKVAAYKACYVGPDPAVTDDDICALSDLISAIDQAVADGVDVINYSIGGGAATTVLAPDDVAFLNAAAAGVFVAVSAGNDGPDPVTTDHASPWYTSVAASTIPTWEGTVVFDSFAQAGASVSVPFGETVTGPSIYAADAALAGAVDPRLCLPGTLDPAKVTGHIVVCDRGSNARAEKSQVVKDAGGIGMVLVNVPGEADSLDNDFHVVPTVHLAAAHREAVLAYVQGGVDRPISLVGENTTDQVTPVPQIAGFSSRGPVHADGSDVMKPDVAAPGVAILAATNNGSKDAPTFGILSGTSMASPHIAGLGALYLGERPNATPAEVKSAMMTTAYDTVNADGTPSTDPFAQGAGQVDPTRFFEPGLLYLNGVADWAAFIEGKGLAEFGGVEPIDGSDLNLASISIGTLASAQTITRTVTSTEAGTFTASVDVPGVNVSVEPSTLSFGAPGETATYTVTFDNASAPVEQWATGSLTWASEANTVRTPIAVFPVTADAPAEVTGTGVDGSTVVEITPGLNGDLPLNLAGLTPFQLLTDPAHPVDGHSGDEGSGDANKDVSWVIDVPEGTTLSRFDLDSSDDEGSDLDLTVYRVVAPDDLRYYERWQSATASADEQVTLPTPTAGTYLIVANVYSTTAPMTWDMTYANVSPGGEGALAATPNPLAVTQGEATSYELSWAGLTAGTEYLGVVQYGDSDVRTIVSVDTK; from the coding sequence ATGGGTCGATCACCCTTCCGAATGGCGATGGCCGTCACAGTGGCCGCAGTCGTCATCGGATCCTCGGCAACCGCCAGTTTCGCCAGCGTCGAGGGGGTGACACATCCCGTCCCCGTCGACGGCACGCCAGGGCACTACATCGTCATGATGAAGGCAGATCCGCTCGCCACCTACGAAGGAGACACGAAGGGTCTGCGCGGCACCAAGCCGGCCCCCGGTGACCAGCTCGACGCCCATTCATCCGACTCGCAGAAGTACATCGCACATCTCGCGAACGAGCAGCGCAAGCTCGCACAGGCGGGAGGGATCACACCCGATGCCACGTATCAGGTGACGGTCAACGGCTTCAGCGCCGACCTCACCGGAGAGCAGGTCGATGCGCTGCGCGCTTCGAAGGACGTGCTCGGGGTGTTCCCGGACGAGGTCCGGCATCCTGATGCGCAGACCTCCACCGACTTCCTCGGCCTCGGCGATGACGCCGCAGGCGCGGGCGGAGTCTGGGAGGAGACCGGCGGCGTCGAGCACGCCGGCGAGGGCGTCGTGGTCGGTGTGATCGACACCGGGATCGCGCCGGAGCATCCGTCATTCGCGGGCAGCAAGCTCAAGAAGCAGAAGCAGAGCGGCGCCGAGGCATACAGCGATGGCTCGTACGTGTACTTCGACAAGTCGGACGGCGGTCAGTACCGCGGCGCCATCGTCCAGGGCCAGGACTGGGACAAGCACGACTACTCCACCAAGCTGATCGGCGGACAGTACTTCTCGACGGGCGCCACGGCGGCCGGATTCGACTTCCAGTACGACTACCTCTCACCGCGCGACGGCGACGGCCACGGCTCGCACACCGCCAGCACGGCGGCCGGGGCCTTCGGGGTCGACGCTGCGGTCAGCGGTGTCGGTCTCGGCACGATCTCGGGTGTGGCGCCGGCGGCCAAGGTCGCGGCGTACAAGGCCTGCTACGTCGGTCCGGACCCGGCGGTCACCGACGATGACATCTGCGCGCTCAGCGACCTCATCTCCGCGATCGATCAGGCCGTCGCCGACGGCGTCGACGTGATCAACTACTCGATCGGCGGCGGAGCGGCGACCACCGTGCTCGCGCCGGACGACGTCGCGTTCCTGAACGCGGCTGCCGCAGGAGTGTTCGTCGCGGTCAGCGCCGGCAACGACGGTCCGGACCCCGTCACCACCGACCACGCGTCGCCCTGGTACACGTCTGTCGCGGCATCCACGATCCCGACTTGGGAGGGCACGGTCGTCTTCGACAGCTTCGCTCAGGCCGGAGCATCCGTCTCGGTCCCGTTCGGGGAGACGGTGACCGGCCCGTCGATCTACGCCGCTGATGCAGCGCTCGCGGGTGCGGTGGATCCTCGACTGTGCCTGCCCGGCACGCTCGACCCCGCGAAGGTCACCGGACACATCGTCGTCTGCGATCGCGGCAGCAACGCGCGTGCCGAGAAGTCGCAGGTCGTCAAGGACGCCGGCGGCATCGGCATGGTGCTGGTGAACGTCCCCGGTGAAGCGGACTCGCTCGACAACGACTTCCACGTCGTCCCGACGGTGCACCTCGCTGCCGCGCATCGCGAAGCTGTTCTCGCATACGTCCAGGGCGGCGTCGATCGACCGATCTCGCTGGTCGGCGAGAACACGACGGACCAGGTGACTCCCGTGCCGCAGATCGCCGGGTTCTCCAGCCGTGGCCCCGTGCACGCTGATGGCAGCGACGTCATGAAGCCGGATGTCGCGGCCCCTGGCGTGGCGATCCTCGCTGCGACGAACAACGGCAGCAAGGATGCGCCGACCTTCGGCATCCTGTCCGGAACGTCCATGGCGTCGCCGCACATCGCCGGTCTGGGCGCGCTGTATCTCGGCGAGCGTCCGAACGCGACTCCGGCCGAGGTGAAGTCGGCGATGATGACCACCGCCTACGACACGGTCAACGCCGATGGAACACCGAGTACCGACCCGTTCGCACAGGGTGCGGGGCAGGTCGATCCGACCCGCTTCTTCGAACCGGGGTTGCTGTATCTGAACGGCGTCGCGGATTGGGCGGCGTTCATCGAGGGCAAGGGGTTGGCGGAGTTCGGCGGCGTCGAGCCGATCGACGGCAGCGACCTCAACCTCGCGTCGATCTCGATCGGCACGCTCGCCAGCGCGCAGACGATCACCCGCACGGTGACGTCGACCGAGGCGGGCACGTTCACCGCGAGCGTCGACGTGCCCGGTGTGAACGTGAGTGTCGAACCGTCGACGCTCAGCTTCGGTGCGCCCGGCGAGACGGCGACGTACACCGTCACCTTCGACAACGCGAGCGCTCCGGTCGAGCAGTGGGCGACCGGCTCGCTCACCTGGGCGAGCGAGGCGAACACGGTTCGCACGCCGATCGCGGTGTTCCCGGTGACAGCGGACGCGCCGGCCGAGGTGACAGGAACCGGCGTCGACGGCAGCACGGTCGTCGAGATCACGCCCGGGTTGAATGGCGATCTGCCGCTCAACCTCGCTGGTCTCACACCGTTCCAGCTGCTCACCGACCCCGCCCATCCTGTGGACGGGCATTCGGGCGACGAGGGCTCGGGAGACGCGAACAAGGACGTCTCGTGGGTGATCGACGTTCCGGAGGGCACCACGCTGTCGAGGTTCGATCTCGATTCGTCGGATGACGAGGGCAGCGACCTCGATCTGACGGTGTACCGCGTGGTCGCACCGGACGATCTGCGCTACTACGAGCGGTGGCAGTCGGCGACCGCCTCGGCTGATGAGCAGGTGACGCTTCCGACGCCGACGGCCGGCACGTACCTGATCGTGGCGAATGTCTACTCGACGACGGCGCCGATGACGTGGGATATGACCTACGCCAACGTGTCGCCGGGCGGCGAGGGGGCGCTCGCGGCGACGCCGAACCCGCTCGCTGTGACGCAGGGCGAGGCGACGAGCTACGAGCTCAGCTGGGCCGGCCTGACGGCGGGCACGGAGTACCTCGGCGTCGTGCAGTACGGCGACTCCGACGTGCGGACGATCGTCTCGGTCGACACGAAGTAA
- a CDS encoding pirin family protein, which produces MIGRRSISLEPREVPLGGVRAMNVLRTLPNKDLPTVGAWCFLDRFGPGPVKMRVEPHPHIGLQTVTWPLVGDVRHRDSLDSDVTLTRGQLNLMTAGHGISHSEYSLGEEEIPLDALQLWVVLPESARDGAGGFEQHTSLPTVALPASSGPDATATVVLGEFAGTRSPATVHTPIVGAEIALPAGSRVALPLDQAWEHAIVLVEGDVAVDDLSLVRNEMLYLGDSRAQVSVSSTEGALIFVLGGEPFEEDLVMWWNFAGRTHDEIAQARADWETPDAATARFGHVVSHGAERIPAPELPNVRLKPRRRHI; this is translated from the coding sequence ATGATCGGCCGGCGCAGCATCTCGCTCGAGCCGCGCGAGGTGCCACTCGGCGGAGTGCGCGCGATGAACGTGCTGCGGACTCTGCCGAACAAGGACCTGCCGACGGTCGGCGCCTGGTGCTTCCTCGACCGCTTCGGACCCGGGCCGGTCAAGATGCGCGTCGAGCCGCACCCGCACATCGGTCTGCAGACTGTCACCTGGCCGCTCGTCGGCGATGTGCGACACCGCGACTCCCTCGACAGCGACGTGACGCTGACACGCGGGCAGCTGAACCTCATGACGGCCGGACACGGTATCTCGCACTCCGAGTACTCCCTCGGCGAAGAGGAGATTCCACTGGACGCCCTCCAGCTCTGGGTCGTGCTGCCGGAGTCCGCGCGCGACGGTGCGGGCGGGTTCGAGCAGCACACGTCGCTTCCCACCGTCGCACTTCCGGCATCCTCGGGTCCTGATGCCACGGCGACCGTCGTACTCGGCGAGTTCGCCGGCACCCGCTCGCCGGCGACCGTGCACACACCGATCGTCGGGGCCGAGATCGCACTGCCCGCCGGGAGCCGCGTCGCGCTGCCGCTCGATCAGGCGTGGGAGCATGCGATCGTGCTGGTCGAGGGCGATGTGGCGGTCGACGATCTCTCTCTGGTGCGCAACGAGATGCTCTACCTCGGGGACTCCCGCGCGCAGGTGTCGGTGTCGAGCACCGAAGGCGCGCTGATATTCGTTCTCGGCGGCGAACCGTTCGAGGAAGACCTGGTCATGTGGTGGAACTTCGCCGGCCGCACGCACGACGAGATCGCGCAGGCGCGTGCCGACTGGGAGACTCCGGATGCTGCGACCGCTCGTTTCGGTCACGTCGTGTCCCATGGCGCTGAGCGGATCCCGGCGCCCGAGCTGCCGAACGTGAGACTGAAACCGCGGCGACGGCACATCTGA
- a CDS encoding GNAT family N-acetyltransferase, protein MTDDTTVTRNDDASRYEIRIGDTLAGFAKFDQRPGEIRFIHTEVDPAFQGKGLASILAADALADVAASGDTIVPYCPYIAKYLKTHEVDGAEIRWPQLPTDPTDATGS, encoded by the coding sequence ATGACAGACGACACCACAGTCACCCGCAACGACGACGCCTCTCGCTACGAGATCCGCATCGGGGACACCCTCGCCGGTTTCGCGAAGTTCGATCAGCGGCCGGGCGAGATCCGCTTCATCCACACCGAGGTCGACCCGGCGTTCCAGGGCAAGGGTCTGGCGAGCATCCTCGCTGCCGACGCGCTGGCAGATGTCGCAGCATCCGGCGACACGATCGTGCCGTACTGCCCGTACATCGCGAAGTACCTGAAGACGCATGAGGTGGACGGCGCGGAGATCCGCTGGCCGCAGCTTCCCACCGACCCGACGGATGCCACAGGCTCATGA
- the recQ gene encoding DNA helicase RecQ: MPQTSRDPYEDLPWDPTEPEPWDDAPPPEEMDWEPKGAGYEPPLDWGQGPTTPVAPASAPVARQATPARYATAREALHTVFGYDAFRGDQEAIVDHVIGGGDAVVLMPTGGGKSVTYQVPALVREGTGLVISPLIALMHDQVDALRANGVNAAYLNSTQSASERSEVERAYVAGELDLIYVAPERLSSRQTTALLQRGVISVIAIDEAHCVSQWGHDFRPDYLALGDLGERFPGVPRMALTATATRATHKELTERLQLATAKHFVASFDRPNIQYRIVPKVDPRKQLVSFIRSMPDGAAGIVYALSRKSVEQTATYLSAQGLDALPYHAGLPAEVRAANQSRFLREDGVVMVATIAFGMGIDKPDVRFVAHIDLPKSVEGYYQETGRAGRDGEPAVGWMAYGLGDVVQQRRMIDQSPGDRTFKMRMGQHLDAMLALCETVECRRQNLLNYFGQESGPCGNCDTCLEKPETFDGLVPAQKLLSTIVRLKRERNQAFGAGHLIDILRGSSNDRIRQQKHDGLATYGIGAELSDQDWRSVVRQLLARGILVAQGDYGTLAPGDVAAGVLSGETSVPLRKDTMGRVSASRTRKTSAASDAVAEGDRSLFEALRAWRAETAREIGKPAYIVFGDATLRALAEIRPGSMGDLDGITGIGEKKREAYGDAVLAVVAAN, encoded by the coding sequence ATGCCGCAGACATCCCGTGACCCGTACGAGGATCTGCCGTGGGATCCGACCGAGCCCGAGCCCTGGGACGATGCTCCTCCGCCCGAAGAGATGGACTGGGAGCCCAAGGGTGCCGGCTACGAGCCGCCGCTCGACTGGGGCCAGGGTCCGACGACGCCGGTCGCACCGGCATCCGCTCCGGTCGCCCGTCAGGCGACGCCGGCGCGCTACGCGACGGCGCGCGAGGCGCTGCACACCGTCTTCGGCTACGACGCGTTCCGCGGTGACCAGGAGGCGATCGTCGATCACGTGATCGGCGGTGGGGATGCTGTCGTGCTGATGCCGACCGGTGGCGGAAAGAGCGTCACCTACCAGGTGCCGGCGCTCGTACGCGAGGGCACCGGACTCGTGATCAGCCCGCTGATCGCACTCATGCACGATCAGGTCGACGCGCTCCGTGCGAACGGCGTGAACGCGGCGTACCTGAACTCGACGCAGTCGGCATCAGAGCGCTCCGAAGTGGAGCGGGCGTACGTCGCCGGCGAGCTCGACCTCATCTACGTCGCCCCCGAGCGGCTGTCGAGTCGGCAGACGACTGCGCTGCTGCAGCGCGGTGTGATCAGTGTCATCGCGATCGATGAGGCGCACTGCGTGTCGCAGTGGGGCCATGACTTCCGGCCTGACTACCTCGCGCTCGGTGACCTGGGTGAGCGCTTCCCCGGGGTGCCGCGCATGGCGCTCACCGCGACCGCGACCCGCGCCACCCACAAGGAGCTCACCGAGCGCCTGCAACTGGCCACAGCCAAGCACTTCGTCGCGAGCTTCGACCGTCCGAACATCCAGTACCGGATCGTCCCCAAGGTCGACCCTCGCAAGCAGCTGGTGTCGTTCATCCGCTCGATGCCAGACGGCGCGGCGGGCATCGTCTACGCACTGAGTCGGAAGTCGGTCGAGCAGACCGCGACGTATCTCTCGGCCCAGGGGCTCGATGCGCTGCCGTATCACGCGGGCCTTCCCGCCGAGGTGCGGGCGGCGAACCAGTCGCGGTTCCTGCGCGAGGACGGCGTCGTGATGGTCGCGACGATCGCGTTCGGCATGGGGATCGACAAGCCGGACGTGCGATTCGTCGCCCACATCGACCTGCCGAAGTCGGTCGAGGGCTACTACCAGGAGACCGGTCGCGCAGGCCGTGACGGCGAGCCGGCCGTCGGGTGGATGGCGTACGGCCTCGGTGACGTCGTGCAGCAGCGTCGAATGATCGACCAGAGCCCGGGCGACCGCACGTTCAAGATGCGGATGGGCCAGCACCTCGACGCCATGCTCGCGCTGTGCGAGACGGTCGAGTGCCGGCGGCAGAATCTGCTGAACTACTTCGGCCAGGAATCGGGTCCCTGCGGCAACTGCGACACCTGCCTCGAGAAGCCCGAGACGTTCGACGGCCTCGTGCCGGCGCAGAAGCTGCTGTCGACGATCGTGCGTCTGAAGCGCGAGCGCAACCAGGCCTTCGGCGCCGGCCACCTCATCGACATCCTGCGCGGATCCTCGAACGACCGCATCCGCCAGCAGAAGCACGACGGTCTCGCGACCTACGGCATCGGCGCCGAGCTGTCCGATCAGGACTGGCGCAGTGTCGTGCGGCAGCTGCTCGCGCGCGGCATCCTCGTCGCGCAGGGCGACTACGGCACGCTCGCGCCCGGCGACGTGGCCGCGGGGGTGCTGAGCGGTGAGACATCGGTTCCGCTCCGCAAGGACACCATGGGCCGGGTCAGCGCGAGTCGCACGCGCAAGACGTCGGCTGCGTCGGATGCCGTGGCCGAGGGCGACCGTTCGCTGTTCGAAGCCCTGCGGGCGTGGCGTGCCGAGACCGCACGTGAGATCGGGAAGCCGGCCTACATCGTGTTCGGCGATGCGACCCTTCGAGCGCTCGCCGAGATCCGCCCGGGCTCCATGGGCGACCTCGACGGCATCACCGGCATCGGCGAGAAGAAGCGCGAGGCGTACGGCGACGCTGTGCTCGCGGTGGTCGCCGCGAACTGA
- a CDS encoding OsmC family protein encodes MSMRYRTEAINRDGGDGIAGVPDGLSVTVSSPLNPDRDPSGTNPEQLLALAWATCLNATAQAVVARRTRTAVRVEVELHDASTGTGYEFHVDAYLSAEGADAAETERVLAAAHARCPVSKLLGAAATAHVHAEEFAHEQTSTR; translated from the coding sequence ATGAGCATGAGGTACCGGACAGAGGCGATCAATCGCGACGGCGGAGACGGCATCGCCGGGGTTCCCGATGGCTTGAGTGTGACCGTCTCATCGCCGTTGAATCCTGACCGCGATCCCTCCGGGACGAACCCCGAGCAGCTGCTGGCTCTCGCCTGGGCGACGTGCCTGAACGCGACGGCGCAGGCGGTCGTGGCGCGTCGCACCCGCACCGCCGTGCGCGTCGAGGTGGAGCTGCACGATGCGTCGACGGGTACCGGGTATGAGTTCCACGTCGACGCATACCTGTCGGCTGAGGGCGCCGACGCCGCGGAGACCGAGCGAGTGCTCGCCGCCGCGCATGCGCGCTGCCCGGTGTCGAAGCTGCTCGGAGCGGCCGCCACCGCGCACGTGCATGCCGAGGAATTCGCGCACGAGCAGACTTCGACTCGCTGA
- a CDS encoding methionine ABC transporter ATP-binding protein: protein METTGTTIVEFSDVSKYYGDRSDQPPALDGIDLSIERGEIFGVIGESGAGKTTLLELVNGLTTADAGEVRVDGTTVAGRSRREMRMLRRGIGVVFQGIHLLSGRTVRQNVALGLQISRRGGVRRTHAEERAAVDEMLAFVGLAHRADHHPAELSGGEKQRVGLARALVTRPPLLLCDEPTSSLDASTTAEVLRVLLDARDKFGTTIVVISHDLEVVKAICDRALLLEKGRMRELFAVKKTDLRTIPSYHEQVKRELM from the coding sequence ATGGAAACCACGGGCACGACGATCGTCGAGTTCAGCGACGTCAGCAAGTACTACGGCGACCGCTCCGACCAGCCGCCGGCGCTCGACGGCATCGACCTGAGCATCGAACGCGGCGAGATCTTCGGTGTCATCGGCGAGAGCGGTGCGGGCAAGACGACCCTCCTCGAGCTCGTCAACGGACTCACCACCGCAGACGCAGGCGAAGTGCGCGTCGATGGCACGACGGTTGCCGGGCGCAGTCGCCGAGAGATGCGGATGCTGCGACGCGGCATCGGCGTGGTGTTCCAGGGCATCCACCTGCTCAGCGGCCGAACCGTGCGTCAGAATGTCGCGCTCGGACTTCAGATCAGCCGTCGCGGCGGCGTCAGGCGAACGCATGCCGAAGAGCGCGCGGCAGTGGATGAGATGCTCGCCTTCGTCGGGCTCGCGCATCGGGCCGACCATCACCCCGCCGAACTCAGCGGGGGAGAGAAGCAGCGCGTGGGTCTCGCTCGTGCGCTGGTCACCCGGCCACCCCTGCTTCTCTGCGACGAGCCGACTTCGTCACTGGATGCGAGCACCACCGCCGAGGTGCTCCGCGTGCTGCTGGACGCCCGGGACAAGTTCGGCACCACGATCGTCGTGATCTCCCACGACCTCGAGGTCGTGAAGGCGATCTGCGATCGGGCCCTGCTGCTCGAGAAGGGGCGCATGCGCGAGCTCTTCGCCGTGAAGAAGACCGACCTGCGAACGATCCCCAGCTATCACGAGCAGGTCAAGCGGGAGCTGATGTGA
- a CDS encoding methionine ABC transporter permease — MSWLTDLLAEYGEDIAEALAETGYMMLVSLAAAVLIGLPLGMIVFLTQRGGISENRPIWTIANLYINIVRSFPFLLLVVFLIPFTRAVVGTSFGTQASTLPLCFVAVAIYARLVEQILREIPPGISRVAMAMGATVPQSVFRVLLPEARSGLVYALTSAAISLLSYSTVLGVVGGGGIGDFAMRYGYQEYNDALMYITIAIIVVCVLVIQAVGHRASERLDHR; from the coding sequence ATGAGCTGGCTCACCGATCTTCTCGCCGAGTACGGCGAAGACATCGCGGAGGCGCTCGCCGAGACCGGATACATGATGCTCGTGTCCCTGGCGGCAGCCGTGCTGATCGGTCTCCCGCTCGGGATGATCGTGTTCCTCACGCAGCGCGGCGGCATCTCCGAGAACCGACCGATCTGGACGATCGCGAACCTGTACATCAACATCGTCCGCTCCTTCCCGTTCCTGCTGCTCGTGGTCTTCCTCATCCCGTTCACCCGCGCCGTGGTGGGCACGAGCTTCGGCACGCAGGCATCGACGCTGCCGCTGTGCTTCGTCGCAGTGGCCATCTACGCCCGGCTGGTCGAGCAGATCCTCCGGGAGATCCCTCCTGGCATCTCCCGTGTCGCAATGGCCATGGGGGCCACGGTTCCGCAGTCCGTGTTCCGCGTGCTGCTGCCCGAGGCGCGCTCCGGACTCGTCTATGCCCTCACCTCCGCTGCGATCAGCCTGCTGTCGTACTCGACCGTGCTCGGCGTCGTAGGCGGCGGCGGCATCGGCGACTTCGCGATGCGCTACGGCTACCAGGAGTACAACGACGCACTCATGTACATCACGATCGCCATCATCGTCGTCTGCGTGCTGGTGATCCAGGCGGTCGGTCATCGCGCCTCCGAGCGGCTCGACCATCGCTGA
- a CDS encoding MetQ/NlpA family ABC transporter substrate-binding protein produces MRTARIGILAVGIGATLVLAGCASGESSGGSDAAASEPVVLKIAAVTAPMTDVVEAAGEAIEDGYEIELVEVSDYITANTIVNDGDAYANFSQHEPYMQEFNAANDAALVAVQPVYNFVIAFYSKTLDDIADLPDGATIAVPNDSSNLARALKLLDAEGVITLDPDVDPYASSLDDIEGNPKNVEFLEVPIASLNSAYEEADLVFQWPSHIAALGLNPEDDGLITELDGRFALHVAVREEDADSKATEALKAAFSSDEVREVIESNGTIETAF; encoded by the coding sequence ATGAGAACCGCACGTATAGGCATCCTCGCCGTCGGCATCGGAGCCACCCTGGTGCTGGCCGGATGCGCGTCGGGTGAGTCGTCCGGAGGTTCGGATGCCGCAGCATCCGAACCAGTCGTCCTGAAGATCGCCGCCGTCACGGCACCCATGACGGATGTCGTGGAGGCGGCCGGCGAGGCCATCGAAGACGGCTACGAGATCGAGCTCGTCGAGGTCTCGGACTACATCACGGCCAACACGATCGTGAACGACGGCGACGCCTACGCGAACTTCTCACAGCACGAGCCGTACATGCAGGAGTTCAACGCCGCGAACGACGCCGCCCTGGTGGCAGTGCAGCCGGTCTACAACTTCGTGATCGCGTTCTACTCGAAGACGCTCGACGACATCGCGGATCTGCCCGACGGCGCCACGATCGCAGTCCCGAATGACTCGTCCAACCTCGCCCGTGCTCTCAAGCTCCTCGACGCGGAGGGCGTCATCACCCTCGACCCTGATGTCGACCCCTACGCATCCAGTCTTGACGACATCGAAGGGAACCCGAAGAACGTCGAGTTCCTCGAGGTGCCGATCGCGTCGCTGAACTCGGCGTACGAGGAGGCCGACCTCGTCTTCCAGTGGCCTTCGCACATCGCAGCCCTCGGCCTCAATCCCGAGGATGACGGCCTCATCACCGAGCTCGACGGTCGGTTCGCGCTGCACGTCGCGGTCCGTGAAGAGGATGCCGACAGCAAGGCGACCGAGGCGCTCAAGGCCGCGTTCTCCAGCGACGAGGTGCGCGAGGTCATCGAGTCGAACGGCACGATCGAGACCGCGTTCTGA